In Lotus japonicus ecotype B-129 chromosome 5, LjGifu_v1.2, one genomic interval encodes:
- the LOC130720135 gene encoding protein unc-13 homolog encodes MGHHSRRESYPGTSSSRVDYYLHTGSRRLDAVPAGEDLPWPFQKLDGLGADEVRETAYEIFFTSCRSAPGFGGRNALTFYSNHDGNGGGSDGGKPNQVVTKPTSRVKKALGLKMIKRSPSRRMASASVVSTPSSPVAGAASPISHTVPLPFRPRRPMTAAEIMRQQMRVTEHDDNRLRKTLMRTLVGQMGRRADTIILPLELLRHLKPSEFSDSQEYHNWQKRQLKILEAGLLLNPSIPLDKSNTFATRLRDIITSSESKPIDIGKNSDTMRTLCNSVVSLSWRSHNGTPTDVCHWADGFPFNIHLYTSLLQSIFDIRDDTLVLGEVDELLELMKKTWTTLGITLPIHNVCFTWVLFQQYIATGQIEPDLLCASHAMLGEVANDAKREKESLYVKILSSVLTSMQSWAERRLLSYHDYFLRGNVGQIESLLPLVLLASRISGEDLSITDGEKGEKGDITIVDSSGDRVDNYIRSSLKNAFDKVLEAVNSKSAAFERNKELSEVLLQLAQETEVLVMKERHHFSPILKKWHSTAGAVAAITLHNCYGQVLRQYIGEVTSLTTESVQVLQRAGKLEKLIVQIVVEDSTECEDGGKNVVREMAPFDVDSVILSLLGKWIDESLNKGKECLQRAKETETWNPKSKTEPYAQSAAELMKLATTTAEEFFQVPIAITEDLVQDLADGLENLFLDYMKFVAACGSRQSYIPMLPPLTRCNRDSKFTKLWKKAAPCGANFQDLHHMKGAFEGHHPWSSTSRGTQRLYVRLNTLHYLLTHIHSLEKSISMNPGIVPSNRLRFANNRRAQSNSYFESVNLSILAACQHVSEVAAYRLIFLDSSFVFYDSLYVGRVQRGQIKPALKVLKQNLSLMTTILTDRAQPLAMKEVMKASFDALLMVLLAGGHSRMFHRSDHEIIYEDFEHLKRVFSNCVDGLIADNVVDGEAAVVEGVIALMGQNTEQLMEDFSIVTCESSGIGIMGNGQKLPMPPTTGKWNRADPNTILRVLCYRNDRAADQFLKRTFQLAKRR; translated from the exons ATGGGTCATCACAGCCGCCGCGAGTCCTACCCTGGCACGTCATCGTCCCGCGTTGACTACTATCTCCACACCGGCTCGCGCCGTCTCGATGCGGTGCCCGCCGGTGAGGATCTCCCGTGGCCGTTCCAGAAGCTGGACGGCCTCGGCGCTGACGAGGTCAGGGAGACCGCGTATGAGATATTCTTCACCTCGTGCCGGTCTGCGCCGGGGTTCGGCGGCCGTAACGCGCTCACGTTTTACTCCAACCACGACGGCAATGGCGGCGGCAGCGATGGGGGGAAGCCGAACCAGGTGGTGACGAAACCGACCAGCAGGGTCAAGAAGGCGTTGGGGTTGAAGATGATCAAGAGGTCGCCGTCGCGGAGGATGGCCAGCGCCAGCGTGGTTTCCACGCCGTCGTCTCCGGTGGCCGGAGCTGCCAGCCCAATATCGCACACCGTGCCTCTGCCTTTCCGGCCCCGCCGTCCCATGACCGCCGCGGAGATCATGAGACAGCAGATGAGGGTCACGGAGCACGACGATAACCGGCTGCGCAAGACCCTCATGAGAACCCTTGTTGGCCAA ATGGGAAGGCGAGCAGACACTATAATTCTACCATTGGAACTGCTGCGCCATCTAAAGCCTTCAGAATTCAGTGATTCccaagagtaccacaattggcAGAAGAGACAGCTCAAGATTCTTGAAGCAGGGCTTCTCCTGAACCCATCAATCCCTTTAGATAAGAGCAACACATTCGCCACGCGCCTCAGGGACATTATAACCAGTTCTGAGTCCAAACCAATTGACATTGGCAAAAACTCAGACACCATGAGGACACTTTGCAATTCTGTGGTTTCCTTGTCATGGAGAAGCCACAATGGCACTCCCACTGATGTATGCCACTGGGCTGATGGATTCCCTTTCAACATTCACCTCTACACTTCCCTTCTTCAGTCGATATTTGACATCAGGGATGACACATTAGTCCTTGGTGAAGTTGATGAGCTTCTTGAACTGATGAAGAAAACATGGACAACATTGGGGATCACATTGCCAATTCACAATGTGTGCTTCACCTGGGTGCTGTTTCAGCAGTACATAGCAACTGGGCAGATAGAGCCTGACCTTCTTTGTGCCTCACATGCCATGTTGGGTGAGGTAGCAAATGATGCTAAGAGAGAAAAGGAGTCTTTGTATGTTAAGATTCTGTCATCAGTGCTGACCTCAATGCAGAGTTGGGCTGAGAGGAGGTTGCTTAGTTACCATGACTATTTCCTCAGAGGGAATGTTGGCCAAATTGAAAGCCTTCTTCCTTTGGTGTTGTTAGCCTCAAGAATTTCTGGTGAAGATCTTTCAATCACAGATGGTGAAAAGGGAGAGAAAGGAGACATAACTATAGTGGATTCATCCGGTGACCGGGTTGATAATTACATTCGTTCTTCCCTCAAAAATGCATTTGACAAG GTATTAGAGGCAGTGAACTCCAAGTCTGCTGCGTTTGAAAGAAACAAAGAGTTGAGTGAAGTCCTGCTTCAATTAGCTCAGGAAACTGAAGTTTTGGTGATGAAGGAAAGGCATCATTTTAGTCCAATTCTGAAGAAATGGCACTCAACTGCAGGTGCAGTTGCAGCCATAACGCTTCACAATTGCTATGGGCAAGTGCTGAGGCAGTACATAGGTGAAGTGACCTCACTCACAACAGAATCAGTTCAGGTATTGCAGAGAGCTGGGAAGCTAGAAAAGCTGATTGTCCAAATTGTGGTTGAAGACTCCACCGAGTGTGAGGATGGTGGCAAAAATGTTGTGAGAGAGATGGCTCCATTTGAtgttgattctgtcatattgagtCTTCTGGGAAAATGGATTGATGAATCATTGAACAAAGGCAAAGAGTGTCTGCAAAGGGCAAAAGAGACTGAA ACATGGAATCCAAAGTCCAAAACAGAGCCATATGCACAATCAGCTGCGGAGCTGATGAAATTGGCCACTACAACTGCAGAAGAATTCTTCCAAGTTCCAATAGCAATTACAGAAGATTTAGTTCAAGATCTTGCTGATGGATTGGAAAACCTCTTCCTGGACTACATGAAGTTTGTTGCAGCatgtg GTTCAAGACAGAGTTACATTCCCATGCTTCCCCCACTAACCAGATGCAACCGTGACTCAAAGTTCACCAAGCTGTGGAAGAAAGCTGCTCCATGTGGCGCTAATTTTCAAGACCTGCATCACATGAAGGGGGCATTTGAAGGCCACCATCCTTGGTCCTCAACTAGCCGCGGAACGCAACGCCTCTACGTTCGTCTCAACACCTTGCACTACCTCCTCACTCACATCCACTCCCTTGAAAAATCGATCTCCATGAACCCGGGCATTGTCCCTTCAAACCGCCTCCGCTTCGCAAACAACCGCAGGGCTCAAAGCAATTCCTACTTCGAAAGTGTCAACCTCTCCATTCTAGCAGCATGCCAACATGTCTCAGAAGTTGCAGCATACCGTCTCATATTCCTTGACTCAAGCTTTGTCTTCTACGACAGCCTCTATGTCGGTCGTGTTCAAAGGGGTCAGATTAAGCCTGCACTGAAAGTCCTCAAGCAGAATCTCTCACTGATGACCACAATTCTAACAGATAGAGCTCAACCATTGGCAATGAAGGAAGTCATGAAGGCCTCTTTTGATGCACTCCTCATGGTCTTGCTTGCCGGTGGACATTCCCGCATGTTCCACCGGTCGGATCACGAGATAATCTATGAAGATTTTGAGCACCTGAAGCGGGTTTTCAGCAACTGTGTGGATGGGTTGATTGCAGATAATGTGGTGGATGGTGAGGCTGCAGTGGTGGAGGGAGTTATTGCATTAATGGGGCAAAACACTGAGCAGTTGATGGAGGATTTCAGCATTGTCACATGTGAATCAAGTGGGATTGGCATCATGGGTAATGGACAGAAATTGCCAATGCCTCCTACTACAGGGAAGTGGAATAGAGCAGACCCTAACACAATATTGAGGGTGCTTTGCTATAGAAATGACAGAGCTGCCGATCAGTTCTTAAAGAGAACATTCCAATTAGCAAAGAGGAGATGA